One part of the Gemmatimonadaceae bacterium genome encodes these proteins:
- a CDS encoding sialidase family protein yields the protein MTDARRWTLVMLGALGLSVVACSEGDIVWNEIRLDGPRLPATVAFESVWPQAAGCPASVRATRKGSRLLAAWWSAQRDSSGVLLVSQSPDGGKSWTAPVVADSTDRSIRGCGRPPPSIAADSSTGYVYLAYFAEPAAGRGVFFAHSMDSGRTFHAPVPIVFGDNPAWVSVSGAGDRVAVAYEDPNSLTPSVGVAVSRSMGHIFKAGEVVSSANERARQPTVEVAGDSVRVWWSDHSADPRVSATRPAYRDGVWR from the coding sequence ATGACGGACGCGCGCCGGTGGACACTGGTGATGCTGGGGGCGCTCGGACTGTCCGTCGTCGCGTGCAGCGAAGGCGACATTGTCTGGAACGAGATCAGGCTCGATGGGCCGCGACTCCCGGCAACGGTGGCATTTGAAAGCGTGTGGCCGCAGGCTGCCGGATGTCCGGCATCGGTGCGTGCAACACGCAAAGGGTCGCGATTGCTCGCTGCCTGGTGGTCGGCGCAAAGGGACAGCAGTGGCGTGCTTCTCGTGTCCCAGTCGCCCGACGGCGGAAAGAGCTGGACGGCGCCGGTTGTTGCCGACTCGACCGACAGGAGCATCCGCGGTTGCGGGCGACCGCCTCCGTCAATCGCCGCCGACTCGTCAACCGGCTATGTGTACCTCGCGTACTTCGCCGAGCCGGCGGCGGGTCGTGGCGTGTTCTTCGCGCACTCGATGGACAGCGGGCGGACATTCCATGCGCCGGTGCCGATAGTATTCGGCGACAATCCTGCGTGGGTGAGCGTCTCGGGTGCGGGCGACCGGGTGGCTGTCGCTTATGAAGATCCAAACAGCCTCACACCGAGTGTTGGTGTTGCCGTGTCACGTTCGATGGGACACATCTTCAAAGCTGGCGAGGTTGTGTCGAGTGCCAACGAGCGAGCGCGTCAGCCGACCGTCGAGGTGGCGGGTGATTCAGTGCGGGTGTGGTGGAGCGATCACTCGGCTGACCCTCGGGTGAGCGCCACACGGCCTGCATACCGGGACGGCGTGTGGCGATAA
- the pruA gene encoding L-glutamate gamma-semialdehyde dehydrogenase: MGASTIRPAPAGTSAPAPASTQKPSPASTGSQAAADASESAAFAPAGGAQSSPVSGFNGNRRVPAPVNEPVKSYAPGSAERAALKQRLREMAGERVDIPLIIGGKEVRTGDLAQSVMPHNHQHVLADYHLAKASNIDDAVEAARAASREWANWAWEDRAAVFLKAAELLTTSWRATLNAATMLGQSKTAFQAEIDAACELIDFWRFNPHYAQQLYDQQPLSDHSMWNQLDYRPLEGFVYAVTPFNFTSIAGNLPTAPALMGNTVIWKPASSAMLSGYYIMRLLEEAGLPPGVINFVPGDAATISDRLLGHHDLAGVHFTGSTGVFNSMWRTVGASMSKYRSYPRIVGETGGKDFIVAHASADPAALSVAIARGGFEYQGQKCSAASRIYVPESIWPEVRDRTVAIMKELKMGDPADFRNFMGAVIDKRAFDKIGEYVAHGRDNAQIIAGGGVHGDEGYFVEPTLVETHDPSYKLLCEEIFGPVVTAHVYADAKWEETLATVDQTSPYALTGAIFARDRAAVRTASVALRNAAGNFYINDKPTGAVVGQQPFGGARGSGTNDKAGSILNLVRWVSARTIKETFSPPLDYRYPFMAEE; the protein is encoded by the coding sequence ATGGGCGCATCCACCATTCGACCTGCACCCGCCGGCACTTCCGCACCGGCTCCAGCTTCTACCCAGAAACCTTCGCCGGCTTCCACCGGCAGCCAGGCCGCCGCCGACGCTTCGGAATCCGCGGCGTTCGCGCCCGCCGGCGGCGCGCAGTCTTCTCCGGTCTCCGGGTTCAATGGCAACCGCCGCGTTCCCGCGCCCGTCAATGAGCCGGTGAAAAGCTACGCTCCGGGAAGCGCCGAGCGTGCCGCGCTCAAGCAGAGACTGAGGGAGATGGCCGGCGAGCGCGTCGACATCCCGCTGATAATCGGAGGAAAGGAAGTCCGTACGGGCGATCTCGCACAGTCGGTGATGCCGCACAACCACCAGCACGTCCTCGCCGATTACCACCTTGCAAAAGCGTCGAACATCGACGACGCCGTCGAGGCGGCGCGGGCTGCGTCGCGCGAATGGGCTAACTGGGCCTGGGAGGATCGGGCCGCTGTATTTCTGAAAGCAGCGGAGCTTCTCACGACCAGCTGGCGCGCGACGCTGAACGCCGCAACGATGCTGGGCCAGTCGAAAACCGCATTCCAGGCAGAGATCGACGCGGCGTGCGAGCTAATCGATTTCTGGCGATTCAATCCGCACTACGCTCAACAGCTGTACGACCAGCAGCCGCTGAGCGATCACTCGATGTGGAACCAGCTGGACTATCGTCCGCTGGAGGGATTCGTCTACGCCGTCACGCCGTTCAATTTCACGTCGATAGCCGGAAATCTTCCCACCGCGCCAGCGCTGATGGGAAATACCGTTATCTGGAAGCCCGCGTCGAGCGCGATGCTGAGTGGCTACTACATCATGCGTCTGCTCGAGGAGGCGGGACTTCCGCCGGGAGTGATCAACTTCGTTCCCGGCGACGCGGCAACCATCTCGGACAGGCTGCTCGGTCACCACGATCTCGCCGGCGTGCACTTCACCGGCAGCACCGGTGTCTTCAACAGCATGTGGCGGACAGTCGGCGCCAGCATGTCGAAGTACCGCTCGTATCCCCGCATCGTCGGCGAGACAGGCGGCAAGGATTTCATCGTCGCGCACGCGTCAGCCGACCCTGCGGCGCTTTCCGTCGCGATCGCGCGTGGGGGATTCGAATATCAGGGACAGAAATGCTCGGCGGCGAGTCGCATCTACGTTCCTGAATCAATCTGGCCCGAAGTGCGCGACCGTACCGTTGCAATCATGAAGGAGCTGAAGATGGGCGACCCTGCGGACTTCAGGAACTTCATGGGCGCTGTCATCGACAAGCGCGCGTTCGACAAGATCGGCGAGTATGTGGCGCACGGCCGAGACAACGCGCAGATCATCGCCGGTGGTGGAGTGCACGGGGACGAGGGATACTTCGTGGAGCCTACTCTCGTCGAGACGCACGATCCGTCGTACAAGCTTTTGTGCGAGGAGATATTCGGACCGGTCGTGACGGCTCACGTCTACGCCGACGCGAAGTGGGAGGAGACACTCGCGACAGTCGACCAGACTTCGCCCTATGCTCTCACCGGGGCGATCTTCGCGCGCGACCGCGCCGCAGTGCGGACAGCATCTGTCGCGCTGAGGAATGCGGCCGGAAACTTCTACATCAACGACAAGCCTACGGGTGCGGTGGTTGGGCAGCAGCCCTTCGGCGGTGCGCGCGGCTCGGGTACGAACGACAAGGCCGGCTCCATCCTCAACCTCGTTCGCTGGGTGAGTGCCCGAACCATCAAGGAGACATTCTCGCCGCCGCTCGACTACAGGTATCCGTTCATGGCGGAGGAATAG
- the cphA gene encoding cyanophycin synthetase produces the protein MTTTAAARTPIGSPTRFDPEELRVTRIRALRGPNYWRLAPVIAGDVEQGALEKVTSADVPGFTERLTGAIPSLESHKCTRGHHGGFIERLVEGTHFPHILEHVALELQTLIGNDVSFGRVVPSGDEGVWWLIVAYEEEQVGLQAMRDAVKIVRACISGEKLDVGSIVDDLVSLYESSRLGPSTGAIVEEARRRGIPVRRLNNYSLVQLGLGSNLHRIQATLTDSTSAIGVEIAQDKDDTKRVLENIGLPVPKGDVARTVEAALDLAEEIGYPVILKPLAANHGRGISGRCADADALRAAWERSSAYGSRIVVEQFAEGRDHRVLVVNGKVVAAAERVPAHVVGDGRHTLAELIAKANEDPRRGVGHTKMLTRIPTDSRALEYLARVGRTMQTVPAAGEMVALAATANLSTGGTSIDRTDEMHPDNVTACEMAAGVIGLDIAGIDVLTPDISIPFRENKSVIIEVNAGPGIRMHTHPAEGRARNVAAPIVDMLYPPGVEATIPVIAVTGTNGKTTVTRLIAHLFRVTENTVGFTTTDGTYLGNRLVIEGDMTGPFSANIILSNPTVDIAVLETARGGILRAGLGFDECDVGVVLNVSADHLGLRGINTVEQLADVKGVVAAVVKREGHAVLNADDPLVYAMRDRTPGDIVLFSTKPEGESAEFEQHLLRNGIGARIEKDTFVIRRGRLRIPIASVREVPLMLGGAARFQRENVLAAIATAYVQGMRYDDIRAGLLSFFPSPSLTPGRLNLMRVGKGRVLVDYAHNPAAIAGLMEFVYNLDAARRIGIITAPGDRRDEDLRTVGRLSAKLDRVIVREDKYRRGREPGEVSRLIIEGLHEAGMTDSQIEIIYNETEGLAHAVSQMEDNDLVFVLADEVPAVLAQLDLLSGDRHT, from the coding sequence GTGACGACGACCGCGGCCGCACGCACGCCGATCGGATCGCCCACCCGTTTCGATCCGGAAGAGCTGCGCGTCACGCGGATTCGCGCCCTTCGTGGTCCAAACTACTGGCGCCTCGCACCTGTCATCGCCGGCGATGTCGAGCAGGGTGCACTCGAGAAGGTCACGTCTGCCGACGTCCCGGGTTTTACCGAGCGACTGACGGGCGCAATCCCGTCGCTCGAATCGCACAAGTGTACCCGCGGGCATCATGGCGGATTCATCGAGCGCCTCGTCGAAGGAACGCACTTCCCGCACATCCTGGAGCACGTCGCGCTCGAGCTGCAGACGCTCATCGGGAACGATGTCTCATTCGGTCGAGTGGTTCCCTCAGGCGACGAGGGGGTGTGGTGGCTGATCGTCGCCTACGAGGAGGAACAGGTCGGGCTGCAGGCGATGCGCGACGCGGTCAAGATCGTTCGCGCGTGCATCAGCGGTGAGAAGCTCGACGTCGGGTCGATCGTCGACGATCTCGTTTCGCTTTACGAATCTTCCCGGCTCGGCCCCTCCACCGGGGCGATCGTCGAGGAGGCGCGGCGTCGCGGCATTCCCGTCCGCCGTCTCAACAATTACTCGCTGGTGCAGCTCGGGCTCGGCAGCAATCTCCACCGCATTCAGGCGACGCTCACCGATTCGACGAGCGCGATCGGCGTGGAGATCGCGCAGGACAAGGACGACACCAAGCGCGTGCTGGAGAACATCGGACTGCCGGTCCCCAAGGGTGACGTCGCACGCACGGTCGAGGCCGCGCTCGACCTTGCAGAAGAGATCGGCTACCCGGTGATACTCAAGCCGCTCGCTGCCAATCACGGTCGCGGAATCTCCGGGCGTTGCGCCGACGCAGATGCACTTCGCGCGGCGTGGGAACGCTCGTCCGCTTACGGCTCGCGCATCGTTGTGGAGCAGTTCGCCGAAGGTCGCGACCATCGTGTTCTCGTAGTCAACGGGAAAGTCGTTGCTGCCGCCGAGCGTGTTCCAGCTCATGTCGTGGGCGATGGAAGGCACACGCTGGCCGAGCTGATCGCCAAAGCGAACGAGGATCCGCGCAGGGGTGTGGGACACACGAAAATGCTGACGCGGATTCCCACCGATTCGCGGGCGCTGGAGTATCTCGCCAGAGTCGGACGTACCATGCAGACCGTGCCTGCCGCTGGAGAGATGGTGGCGCTGGCCGCGACTGCGAATCTCTCGACTGGTGGGACGTCGATCGACCGCACCGATGAGATGCATCCGGACAACGTCACCGCCTGCGAGATGGCCGCAGGCGTGATCGGACTCGACATTGCGGGCATCGACGTCCTAACGCCGGACATCTCCATTCCGTTTCGCGAGAACAAGAGCGTCATCATCGAGGTAAACGCGGGTCCGGGAATCAGAATGCACACTCATCCCGCGGAAGGACGAGCGAGGAACGTGGCGGCGCCGATCGTGGATATGCTGTATCCGCCGGGTGTCGAAGCGACGATTCCCGTTATTGCAGTCACCGGCACGAACGGGAAGACGACCGTCACCCGTCTCATTGCCCATCTTTTCCGCGTGACCGAGAACACCGTCGGATTCACTACAACCGACGGTACGTATCTGGGCAACCGCCTGGTGATCGAGGGCGACATGACCGGCCCGTTCTCGGCGAACATCATCCTGTCGAATCCGACTGTCGACATCGCCGTTCTCGAGACAGCGCGCGGTGGAATTCTCCGCGCCGGGCTTGGCTTCGACGAATGCGACGTCGGTGTCGTGCTCAACGTCTCCGCGGATCACCTCGGGCTCCGCGGCATCAACACAGTCGAGCAGCTCGCGGATGTGAAAGGTGTCGTCGCCGCCGTCGTCAAGCGCGAGGGCCACGCGGTGTTGAACGCGGACGATCCGCTGGTTTACGCCATGCGGGATCGAACTCCGGGAGATATCGTGCTCTTCTCCACGAAACCCGAGGGGGAAAGCGCCGAGTTCGAGCAGCATCTGCTGCGCAATGGCATTGGTGCGCGAATAGAGAAGGACACGTTCGTCATCAGGCGCGGGCGCCTCCGCATTCCAATCGCCTCGGTGCGAGAGGTTCCGCTCATGCTGGGAGGAGCGGCGCGCTTTCAGCGCGAGAACGTGCTGGCGGCAATCGCCACCGCTTACGTGCAGGGAATGCGGTACGACGACATCCGCGCCGGGCTTCTCTCTTTCTTCCCTTCTCCGTCGCTCACGCCAGGCCGCCTGAATCTCATGCGCGTCGGCAAGGGTCGCGTGCTCGTGGACTACGCGCACAATCCCGCGGCGATTGCCGGCCTGATGGAATTCGTCTACAACCTCGACGCAGCCCGGCGAATTGGAATAATCACCGCGCCGGGCGACCGGCGCGACGAGGATCTGCGAACCGTCGGCAGACTTTCAGCGAAGCTCGACCGCGTGATCGTCCGCGAAGACAAGTACCGCCGCGGACGTGAGCCGGGCGAGGTGTCTCGCCTCATCATCGAGGGGCTGCACGAGGCCGGAATGACCGACAGTCAGATCGAGATCATCTACAACGAGACTGAAGGTCTCGCGCACGCCGTGAGCCAGATGGAGGACAACGACCTCGTGTTCGTCCTGGCCGACGAGGTTCCTGCAGTGCTCGCGCAGCTGGATCTTCTTTCCGGCGACCGTCACACCTGA
- a CDS encoding cyanophycinase: protein MAVSQGQLNPERPHVDVDEPTPGAGPDWHSRAHTGTLVLMGGATDARGDALAAFAGLVRGTKGGPVVGFTTASANVRASARRWRRALHTAGLESVTIPVVESREQASDPRIVKLIEESSGIFLGGGNQIKLISILSGTPVAEAIWAHFARGGIVGGTSAGAAALTELTLAGNEVDEEGKLVEQYIGPGLGLLGFKSLIDTHFTQRRRLYRLFVAIADNPEIMGLGIDEDTAMIVKGEIATVVGRGGVTFVDGRSVRFDNADEVTKGRQLTLSSLRVGIVGTGYTFNLRHRELEALLD, encoded by the coding sequence TTGGCAGTAAGTCAGGGACAACTCAATCCCGAGCGGCCGCATGTGGATGTCGACGAACCCACGCCCGGCGCCGGACCGGATTGGCATTCCCGCGCGCACACAGGAACGCTCGTACTGATGGGCGGAGCGACAGACGCGCGGGGTGATGCGCTCGCGGCGTTCGCCGGTCTCGTGCGGGGTACGAAGGGAGGTCCGGTCGTAGGGTTTACGACTGCGTCAGCCAACGTGAGAGCGAGCGCGCGCAGGTGGCGGCGCGCACTTCATACGGCGGGCCTCGAGAGCGTCACGATCCCGGTGGTCGAGAGTCGCGAGCAGGCAAGCGACCCGAGGATCGTAAAGCTGATCGAGGAGTCGAGCGGAATTTTTCTCGGCGGCGGGAATCAGATCAAGCTGATAAGCATCCTGAGTGGCACGCCGGTCGCCGAAGCGATCTGGGCGCATTTCGCGCGCGGCGGGATAGTTGGTGGAACGAGCGCCGGCGCGGCCGCACTTACTGAGCTCACGCTAGCGGGCAACGAGGTGGACGAGGAAGGAAAGCTCGTCGAGCAGTACATCGGTCCCGGCCTCGGGCTTCTCGGATTCAAGAGTCTGATCGATACGCATTTCACGCAGCGCCGCCGGCTTTATCGACTGTTCGTCGCAATAGCAGACAATCCGGAGATCATGGGTCTGGGAATCGACGAGGACACGGCGATGATCGTGAAGGGTGAGATCGCGACCGTCGTCGGCAGGGGCGGGGTGACTTTCGTGGACGGTCGGAGTGTGCGATTCGACAACGCTGACGAAGTGACGAAGGGCCGTCAGCTTACGCTGAGCTCACTGCGCGTTGGAATAGTGGGAACCGGCTACACGTTCAACCTCAGGCACAGGGAACTCGAGGCGCTGCTGGATTAA
- a CDS encoding CopG family transcriptional regulator: MNKRNPLRLSEPLQIYITADERRMLDNLSAETGLSRAEILRRGLRTFATQQAGDSGPMHELILSLRDAKWPVDIATDHDRHLTDAYTDRHTR, from the coding sequence ATGAACAAGCGCAATCCTCTTCGGCTTAGCGAGCCGCTCCAGATCTACATCACCGCCGACGAGCGGCGAATGCTGGATAACCTCTCTGCGGAGACCGGCCTTTCGAGGGCTGAGATTTTACGGCGTGGTCTACGGACGTTTGCCACCCAGCAAGCGGGGGACAGCGGGCCGATGCATGAGCTGATTTTGTCGCTTCGAGATGCGAAGTGGCCCGTCGACATCGCGACTGACCACGACCGGCATCTGACCGACGCCTACACAGACCGGCACACGCGATGA
- a CDS encoding GNAT family N-acetyltransferase: MPIEIRVLGAGDAEILAHVASDVFDGPVETRWCTEFLADERHHLVVALDGGCVVGMASAVHYVHPDKSPELWVNEVGVAGSYQGQGIGQKLLAALFAHGRKLGCSEAWVLTEETNTAARRLYARAGGVESPTLMYSFPLDTQR; this comes from the coding sequence ATGCCGATTGAAATCCGGGTGCTGGGCGCCGGTGATGCGGAGATTCTCGCTCATGTCGCGTCGGACGTCTTCGATGGTCCGGTCGAGACGCGATGGTGCACAGAGTTCCTCGCTGACGAAAGACATCATCTTGTCGTCGCGCTCGACGGCGGGTGCGTGGTCGGCATGGCGTCCGCCGTCCACTACGTGCACCCTGACAAGTCGCCCGAGCTGTGGGTGAACGAAGTGGGAGTCGCCGGGTCGTACCAGGGTCAGGGAATCGGCCAGAAGCTGCTCGCGGCCCTTTTTGCGCACGGGCGGAAGCTCGGCTGCAGCGAGGCCTGGGTTTTGACGGAAGAAACGAACACGGCAGCTCGACGTTTGTACGCTCGCGCGGGGGGCGTCGAGTCACCTACTCTCATGTATTCATTTCCGCTCGACACACAGCGATGA
- a CDS encoding amidohydrolase family protein, translated as MSRTPEQHLTMLRNRCFLFLPLVAILHACATVPSTGANESVAIVGVTVVDPSSTQSPATDQTILIADGLIRVVGPSSTIAVPANARRIDARGKFAIPGLWDSHVHFMNTGVTALPLLVAHGVTSVREMGGFIDSTRAWQARMKAGSLVGPRIITPGPILESPRYLEGVVQRSTGSNSQLALRVLPYRLRVGDSVEARKAIDSLVKLRVDFVKIRTSATPAAFYATLREAGRAGLRVAAHQPNAVTLRSAIDSGQTDLEHAILPPLSQLSEASRDSIYWTFVKNNAWYTPTLTVSRAVMLSGDSAARAIFSDEAIRLDERRAYASRWLLGWWRMQVDERAGDTSSARAAQGEEAYRSSTNDVHQMYKLGVNILAGTDAGSVLVYPGFGLHEELQRLVEDARLSPRSALWSATIGPARFAHLENRLGTISAGKIADIVLLDADPLTNIRNTRRIFAVVQAGRVFSRAALDALLSEVRSAVAH; from the coding sequence ATGTCGCGGACGCCCGAGCAGCACCTCACCATGCTTCGCAATCGCTGCTTCTTGTTCCTGCCGCTCGTCGCGATTCTTCACGCATGTGCGACCGTTCCCTCTACGGGCGCGAATGAAAGCGTTGCAATCGTCGGTGTCACTGTCGTCGATCCATCATCCACACAATCGCCAGCCACCGACCAGACCATCCTCATAGCGGATGGGCTGATCCGCGTGGTGGGCCCTTCATCGACAATCGCAGTTCCCGCCAACGCACGACGAATAGATGCGCGGGGAAAGTTTGCGATCCCGGGACTCTGGGATTCGCACGTTCACTTCATGAACACTGGAGTCACCGCGCTTCCGTTGCTCGTCGCGCACGGGGTCACGAGTGTCCGCGAGATGGGTGGATTCATCGACAGCACGCGAGCGTGGCAGGCGCGCATGAAAGCCGGATCACTCGTCGGCCCGCGCATAATCACACCCGGACCTATTCTAGAAAGCCCCCGTTATCTGGAGGGAGTTGTCCAGCGCAGCACCGGCAGCAATTCGCAGCTGGCCCTTCGGGTGCTGCCTTACCGCCTTCGCGTCGGCGACTCTGTCGAGGCAAGAAAGGCGATCGATTCACTGGTCAAGCTTCGAGTGGACTTCGTGAAGATCAGAACGTCCGCAACTCCCGCGGCGTTCTACGCCACACTTCGGGAAGCTGGGCGAGCGGGACTACGCGTTGCCGCGCATCAGCCGAACGCCGTGACTCTGCGCAGCGCAATCGATTCCGGGCAGACGGATCTCGAGCACGCAATACTCCCTCCCCTGAGCCAGCTGTCCGAAGCGTCGCGCGATTCCATCTACTGGACATTTGTCAAAAACAATGCGTGGTACACGCCGACGCTCACCGTCTCGAGAGCGGTAATGCTCTCCGGCGACTCCGCAGCGCGGGCGATTTTCAGCGATGAGGCCATCCGCCTCGACGAGCGCAGAGCATACGCATCGCGCTGGCTCCTCGGCTGGTGGCGAATGCAGGTGGATGAGCGCGCAGGCGATACGTCATCGGCGCGCGCAGCTCAGGGCGAGGAGGCATATCGAAGCAGCACGAACGACGTTCATCAAATGTACAAGCTCGGCGTCAACATTCTCGCCGGAACCGATGCAGGCTCGGTACTGGTCTATCCCGGCTTTGGTCTGCACGAGGAGCTTCAGCGTCTGGTTGAAGACGCCAGGCTCTCACCACGCAGTGCACTCTGGAGCGCGACCATCGGTCCCGCGCGGTTCGCACACCTCGAGAACCGACTGGGCACAATCTCCGCGGGGAAGATTGCGGACATAGTTCTGCTCGACGCTGATCCGCTCACCAACATCCGCAACACACGCCGGATTTTCGCGGTGGTTCAGGCCGGCCGGGTATTTTCGCGTGCCGCGCTGGACGCCCTTCTCAGCGAAGTGCGATCAGCCGTGGCGCATTGA
- a CDS encoding CPBP family intramembrane glutamic endopeptidase — translation MATAGTVPWGLIAGMNLKHMPSVPWAVPPAALYLWLFWRYARGDGWPRSTAEARRKSLRANSLPGEVWGAAMFAGVLGLITVVLLLRVMNRLVVLPQQQDDISKYPLMTVVLLVAMGSVVAGVVEEGSFRGYMQGPIERRHGPVIAILVTGLLFGFVHFTHPEVTVLLMPYYLAVAAVYGLLAYFTNSILPSMVLHAGGNALAAIDLFARGRSEWQASANPDPLIWEAGTDASFWISVVAFLFVGSAAGWAYAGLAAVAKSGRRGTSDRERQIFEREV, via the coding sequence ATGGCCACCGCTGGAACTGTCCCGTGGGGACTGATTGCGGGAATGAATCTGAAGCACATGCCGAGTGTGCCCTGGGCAGTGCCCCCTGCGGCGTTGTATCTATGGCTGTTCTGGCGATACGCCCGTGGCGACGGGTGGCCGCGATCAACCGCGGAGGCGCGCCGCAAGAGTCTCAGGGCCAATTCTCTGCCTGGCGAAGTATGGGGCGCAGCCATGTTTGCCGGCGTCCTGGGCCTCATCACCGTCGTTCTGCTTCTGCGTGTGATGAACCGCCTGGTCGTGCTGCCACAGCAGCAGGACGACATCTCGAAGTATCCCCTGATGACAGTGGTCTTGCTTGTGGCTATGGGCTCAGTCGTCGCGGGCGTCGTCGAGGAAGGATCGTTTCGCGGCTACATGCAGGGTCCGATCGAGCGCCGTCACGGGCCGGTGATCGCAATTCTAGTGACGGGGCTCCTCTTTGGATTCGTTCATTTCACACATCCCGAGGTGACGGTGCTCCTGATGCCGTACTACCTGGCTGTCGCCGCCGTTTACGGTCTGCTTGCTTACTTCACGAACTCCATCCTGCCGAGCATGGTGCTGCATGCCGGCGGGAATGCCTTGGCTGCCATCGATCTCTTCGCACGCGGTCGCTCGGAGTGGCAGGCATCGGCGAACCCGGATCCGTTGATCTGGGAAGCAGGCACGGATGCCTCATTCTGGATTTCCGTGGTTGCTTTTCTTTTCGTTGGCTCAGCGGCGGGTTGGGCATACGCCGGGCTTGCGGCCGTCGCGAAGAGCGGCAGGCGTGGTACATCAGACAGAGAGAGGCAGATATTTGAGCGAGAGGTCTGA
- a CDS encoding HXXEE domain-containing protein codes for MVVALAVAVACVLTLATMGRATIFLVVAMLLCYALWVRRTEWPPGETVLGVYALAVLVQCAHSVEEYLAGFYRVFPPVFGASPWSGRRFLIFNLVWLTIFVFAGVGLSRGRRAAHLVALFLAIGGGIGNGLGHLALSARGGGYFPGAYTGVLALLVGSLLAYRLIRKPAHIVSAAHNAESQS; via the coding sequence ATGGTAGTAGCGCTCGCCGTCGCTGTAGCCTGCGTACTTACGCTCGCGACGATGGGACGTGCGACGATTTTTCTCGTCGTTGCGATGTTGTTGTGCTACGCACTATGGGTGCGTCGCACGGAATGGCCGCCGGGTGAAACTGTTCTCGGAGTGTACGCCCTCGCAGTACTCGTTCAGTGCGCCCATTCTGTGGAGGAATACCTGGCCGGCTTCTACCGTGTATTTCCGCCCGTGTTCGGCGCCAGTCCGTGGTCTGGGCGACGGTTTCTGATCTTCAACCTTGTGTGGCTGACGATTTTTGTATTTGCCGGCGTCGGACTCTCGCGCGGAAGACGCGCTGCCCACTTAGTTGCACTGTTTCTCGCGATCGGCGGCGGCATCGGCAACGGCCTCGGCCATCTTGCACTCTCGGCTCGTGGGGGTGGTTATTTCCCCGGAGCCTATACCGGAGTGCTCGCTCTCCTCGTGGGGTCGCTTCTCGCGTATCGTCTGATCCGAAAACCAGCTCACATCGTGTCAGCCGCGCACAACGCGGAGTCGCAAAGCTGA